The sequence ATTGGTCAATCCCTTTTACTAAAGCATGATTAATTCTTTCTTGAACGATATTATTTCGCCATTCTAAAACTTTAACTTCTGTTATTTTAGCATCGCTTTTTAAATTTTCTGCATAGTCTAATAAACGTTCGGTAGCATCATCACGTTTGTTTAGTAAAACATCTTCTACATAAATCAAAAGTTCCGAATCAATTTCGTCATAAATTTCAAGTAGTTCAGGGTTTACAATTCCCATATTCATTCCATGTTGAATTGCATGATATAAAAAAGCAGCATGCATGGCTTCGCGAACTTTGTTGTTGCCACGAAATGAAAAAGAAACGTTGCTAACTCCGCCTGAAACGTTTGCAAAAGGTAAATTTTCTCTAATCCATTTTGTCGCTAAGAAAAAGTCTAATGCATTGTTGTTGTGTTCTGCCATTCCGGTTGCTACCGGAAATATATTTGGATCGAAAATAATATCTTGTGCAGGAAATTTTACGTCGTTGACTAAAATGTCATATGAACGTTTGCAAATGTTAATTCTACGTTGTAACGTGTCGGCTTGACCGATTTCATCAAAAGCCATCACCACAACCGCGGCACCGTAACGTTTTATTAATTTGGCATGATTGATAAAGTTTTCTTTTCCTTCTTTTAAACTGATGGAGTTTACAATTCCTTTTCCTTGAATGGTTTGTAAACCCGCTTCGATGATTTCCCATTTTGAACTATCAATCATAATCGGAACTCGAGCAATATCTGGTTCAGCAGCAATTAAATTCAGAAAATGAACCATTGCTTTTTTACCATCTAACATGCCTTCATCCATATTGATGTCGATAATTTGCGCTCCATTTTCTACCTGATTGCGTGCAATTTCTAAAGCTTCGTTATATTTTTCTTCTTTAATTAATCTAAGAAATTTACGTGAACCTGTTACGTTGGTACGTTCGCCAATATTTATGAAATTAGAATTCTGAGTTACGAAAAGTGGTTCTAATCCAGAAAGAGCTAAAATTTTTGGTTGTTCTTTTTCATTATGATTATTTCTTTCGATTTGAATTTGCTCCACCGCTTCAGAAATAAGTTGAATATGCTTTGGAGTAGTTCCGCAGCATCCGCCAATAATCTGAACTAAATCTTCTTTTAAATAATCACGAATCAATTGCTGCATTTCTTCGGCCGTTTGGTCGTATTCACCAAAAGCATTGGGCAAACCTGCATTTGGATGCGCCGAAATATTTACCGATGTATGTAAAGCCAATTGTTTTAAATAAGGTTTTAATTGCTCGGCACCTAACGCACAATTAAATCCAATGCTCAAAAGCGGAATGTGGGAAATGGAAATCAAAAAGGCATCAACTGTTTGTCCGGAAAGTGTTCTTCCGGATGCATCGGTAATGGTTCCCGAAACCATTATTGGAATTTCAATATTTCGTTCTTCACGAACTTCATCAATCGCAAATAATGCCGATTTTGCATTTAAGGTATCAAAAATGGTTTCTACTAAAAGTAAATCGCAACCACCATCAATTAAAGCTTCAACTTGTTGTTTGTAAGCTACGCGAAGTTCTTCAAAAGTAATTGCTCGGTATCCAGGATTATTTACATCTGGTGACATGGATGCTGTTCGGTTTGTTGGACCAATTGAACCAGCTACAAATCTTGGTTTATTTGGTGTGATTGAAATAAATTCATCACATACTTCACGAGCTATTTTAGCCGATTGAAAATTTAAATCGTACACATAATCTTGTAAATGATAATCAGCCATTCCGATGGATGTCGAAGAAAACGTATTGGTTTCAATAATATCGGCTCCGGCTTGTAAATATTTTCGATGAACTTCTTTAACAGCTTGTGGTTGCGTAATCGAAAGCAAATCATTATTTCCTTTTAATGGATATTCGAAATCTGCGAATTGTGTTCCACGGAAATCTGCCTCAGAAAATTTGTATTCTTGAAGCATGGTTCCCATGGCGCCATCTAAAACGAGCGTTCGAGTTTTAATGATTTCTTGAATATTTGGTTTTGGATTAGTTTTCATTTCCTAAAGCTTGATTGATTTCTGAATAAATATCTTCTAGGTTTTCTAACCCAATTGAAATTCGGATTAAACCTTCGGTTAAATTAGCTGCTTTTAATTCTTCTGAATTTAATTTACTGTGCGTTGAAGAAGCTGGATGTGTGACTATGGTTCTGGTATCGCCAAGGTTTGCAGAAACAGAGAAAAGTTTGATGGCATCGATAAATTTCTTACCTGCTTCTTTATCGCCTTTTAGTTCAAAAGCAATGATGTTTCCACCGAATTTCATTTGTTTTTTTGCGATTTCGTATTGTGGGTGTGATTTTAAGAAAGGATATTTTACCGATGCAACCGCAGGATGATTTTCTAAGAATTCAGCAACTTTTAATGCGTTTTCTGAATGTTTTTCAACTCGAAGAGCTAAGGTTTCTAAACTTTTAGATAAAACCCAAGCATTAAACGGAGATAGGGAAGAACCTGTGTTTCTTGAGAATAAATATATCTCACGAATTAAATCTTTTCTTCCAACTGCAATTCCACCTAAAACACGTCCTTGACCATCGATTAATTTAGTAGTTGAATGTACCACAACATCAGCGCCGAATGTAATTGGTTTTTGAATGATTGGTGTTGCAAACGTATTGTCGATTACTAAAATTAGATTGTGTTTTTTAGCAATATTTCCTAAAAGTTCTAAATCTAAAATTTCAACTCCTGGATTTGTTGGTGTTTCTGCAAATAAGATTTTTGTATTTGCATTTATTTTTGATTCGATAGTTTCTGGTTCATTACAATTAAAATAAGATGTGGTAATATTCCATTTAGGAAAATATTTGGTAAACAAGGTATGTGTTGAACCAAAAATACTACTTGCCGAAACGATGTGGTCGTCTGCATTTAAGAGAGCAGCTAAAACATTATAAACAGCTGCCATTCCGGTAGCAAAAGCTAAGCCGTCTTCGGCGCGTTCTAATTTTACTATTTTTTCAACAAGTTCTGTAGTGTTAGGATTGCTGAATCTGCTGTAAATATTTCGGTCTTTTTCTTCGGAAAATGAACTTCTCATGTCTTCTGAATCTTCAAATACAAAGCTCGATGTTAAATATAATGGTGTAGAATGTTCTAGAAATTGCGATCGTTCTGTTTGTGTTCTGATTGCGATAGTTTCGTCGTTGAAATTTTCTTCTGTTTTCATTTGTATAGATTTTAGTTGATTATTTTTTTTCTGCTAATCTTAAAATATCTCCAAAAACACCACGTGCAGTAACATTTGCACCGGCTCCGGCACCTTGAATAATAATTGGATTTTCACCGTATGATTCGGTATAGATTTCAAAAAATGAATCGGAACCTTTTAATTGTCCTAAAGCTGTATTTGCAGGAATGCTGATTAATTTGGTTTCTAAAACACCTTTGTTTTGATGTAAATCACCTGATAATTCACCAACGTAACGAAGTACATGATTGGCTTGTTGCGAATCTTTAATGGTTTGGAAATGTTCGTTTAATTGAGTTAAATTTTCTAAAAACTCAGTTACTTCTAAATGCTGAAAAGCTTTTGGTATTAAATTTTCTACTTTTATTTCGTCAAATTCATTTTCCAAATCTAATTCACGAGCTAAGATTAAAAGTTTTCGTGCAACATCATTTCCAGATAAATCTTCTCTTGGGTCAGGTTCAGTAAATCCTTTTGATATGGTTTCGTTTAAAACGTCACTAAAATTTTTATTTTCATCTGAGAAATGATTGAATAAATAACTTAAGGTTCCTGAAAAAACACCTTTTATTTTGGTAATGTTTTCACCCGAAAGATGTAATAATTTTATGGTGTCAATTAGTGGTAAACCTGCACCAACATTAGTTTCGTATAAATAATCTTTATGATTTGTTTCAAGAGTTTTTCTTAGCTTTTTATAAAAATCGAATGAAACCGTGTTTGCAATTTTATTTGATGAAACTAAATCAAATCCATTTTCAGCAAGTGTGATGTAATTTTCTATGAACTTTTGTGAAGCCGTATTATCAATAGCAATTAAGTTTTCTAAATGATGATTTTTCGCGAACTCAATAACTTCGTTTATTTGATACGAAATGCTTTTCTCAGCAATTTCTTGTTTCCAATTATCAGAAATGCCATTTTTATTTAAGATGATTTTCTTTGAATTTCCGATAGCAAAAATATTCAGTTTGATGTTTTTTCTCGATTCAATGTTTTTTGCCGATTCAATGATTTGATTAATTAAAGTTCCGCCAACTAATCCGTGACCAAAAATGGCTAAATTTATTTTTTTAGAAATTCCGAAAATTTGTCCGTGAATAACATTTAAAGCCTTTTTAGTTTCGGTTTTATTTACCACAATACTTACATTTTTACCGGTTATCGTATTATTAAATAAAATAGGAATGATGTTATTTTGAATTAGTGCGTTGTATGGTTTATGGAAAGTACTTAAATCTTGCCCGATGATTGAAATTACTGCAATATCATTGTTAATTGAAATTCGGTTTACATCTTTTGTGTAAAAATCTCTTTCAAATTCTTTTTCTAACGCAATCACAGCTTGCGTTGCTTTATTTTTTTCGACAATAAATCCAATTCCTCTTTCTGATGAACCTTGAGAAATTACGCTTACGCTGATATTGTTTTCAGAAAGAGCATTGAAAATTCGTGCATCGATACCAACTTTTCCAAGCAAACCTCTACCTTCAAAATTTATTAAAGCTACATCAGATAAAACAGATAATGATTTAATTCCGTTTGGAGTCGGTTTTGCTGAAATTAATGTTCCGTTTTCGTTCGGTTTAAAAGTATTTTTTATTCGCAACGGAATATTTTTTTCTAATAACGGAATAATCGTTTTTGCATGTAAAATCGAAGCTCCGAAATTTGCAAGTTCATTTGCTTCATTAAAATTTAATTCTTCAATTTTTTGAGCATCTTTGACCCAATCTGGATTTGCTGTGAAAATTCCATCAACATGTGTAAAGTTCTGTAATTCTTCAGCTTCTAAATAATTAGCTAGTAAAGCGGCAGAATAATTACTTCCGTTTCTCCCTAAAGTTGTGGTTTCGTTATTTTGTGTAGCTGCAATGAAACCTGTAACTATAGCAACCGTTTGAGTTGGAATGTTTTTAAAATAAGCCTGTGTTTTATTTTTTGAAAGATGTTCGATTGGTTGCGCATTTCCAAAATTATCATCAGTTACAAATAAATCTCGACTGTCTACAAAAACACTTTTTTGATTTTGTGTATTCAGCGTTTCTGCTACAATTTTAGCCGAAATAATTTCGCCTTGAGCCAAAACATTATCTTTAATTTTTAAAGAATAATCTCCTAATAAATTCACGCCCTCAAAGATTTTTTCTAAATCTGAAAATTCTTTCGATAAATCGATTATTTTATGTTGAGGTTCATTTTTAAAATCTTTAAATTCAGATTTATAGTTTTTTGTTTCTTTTGCTAATTCTAATATTTTTTCTAACTTATTTGTTGTTTCATCAATTGCCGAAACAACAATTGCTAATTTTTTTTCTTGTGCGTTCGATTTAATAATTTCGATAACGTTATTAAATGCCCCGTAATATGCTAATGACTTTCCGCCGAATTTTAATATTTTCATATAAGTTCAATTAAAGTGGTTTTGTAAAAAATTTGACAATTGTTCGTATTCAATTAAAAAAGCATCGTGTCCGTGAATTGAATTTATAACGTGATACTCGTTTTTATTTCCGTTGTTTTTTATGAGTTTGTATGTTGTGCGTTGTTCTTTTTCAGTAAACATATAATCAGAATCAATCGAAATCATCACAATATTTGTTGATGTTGTTTTTACAAATTCTTTAAAATCACTTACAGATGTTTCACTTCCAATGGTTTTCAATAAATGATTCATGAGTTTGTAAGCTTTAAGTTGAAACCGATTGTTTAATGATTTACCATGATAATCTAACCAGTTTTCAACTTCGTATTTTTGC comes from Flavobacterium sp. I3-2 and encodes:
- the metH gene encoding methionine synthase, whose product is MKTNPKPNIQEIIKTRTLVLDGAMGTMLQEYKFSEADFRGTQFADFEYPLKGNNDLLSITQPQAVKEVHRKYLQAGADIIETNTFSSTSIGMADYHLQDYVYDLNFQSAKIAREVCDEFISITPNKPRFVAGSIGPTNRTASMSPDVNNPGYRAITFEELRVAYKQQVEALIDGGCDLLLVETIFDTLNAKSALFAIDEVREERNIEIPIMVSGTITDASGRTLSGQTVDAFLISISHIPLLSIGFNCALGAEQLKPYLKQLALHTSVNISAHPNAGLPNAFGEYDQTAEEMQQLIRDYLKEDLVQIIGGCCGTTPKHIQLISEAVEQIQIERNNHNEKEQPKILALSGLEPLFVTQNSNFINIGERTNVTGSRKFLRLIKEEKYNEALEIARNQVENGAQIIDINMDEGMLDGKKAMVHFLNLIAAEPDIARVPIMIDSSKWEIIEAGLQTIQGKGIVNSISLKEGKENFINHAKLIKRYGAAVVVMAFDEIGQADTLQRRINICKRSYDILVNDVKFPAQDIIFDPNIFPVATGMAEHNNNALDFFLATKWIRENLPFANVSGGVSNVSFSFRGNNKVREAMHAAFLYHAIQHGMNMGIVNPELLEIYDEIDSELLIYVEDVLLNKRDDATERLLDYAENLKSDAKITEVKVLEWRNNIVQERINHALVKGIDQFIEQDVEEARLLVSKPIEVIETYLMNGMNIVGDLFGSGKMFLPQVVKSARVMKKAVAYLLPFIEESKKQNPSTSDKGSAPKVLMATVRGDVHDIGKNIVSVVLACNNFEIIDLGVMVQPEKIIETAIKEKVDIIGLSGLITPSLDEMVYLTKELEKVGSKIPIMIGGATTSRAHTAVKIAPEYSETVVHVNDASRAVTVINDLLQPEKKKIYKEEIRNEYNKLRDDFLSRARDKNFLSIDEARKNKFKIDWKTQQIQKPNFLGKKKIEVELADLVPYIDWTPFFRSWQLFGKYPAILNDTVVGKEATNLFNDAQEMLAQIISERWFTAKGIIGIFPANQINDDDIELIDENQKYQLLTLRQQAQKSGKVPNIALADFIAPKATQIQDYIGLFCVTTGFGVEEKAKEFEIANDDYNSIMVKALADRLAEAFAEFLHEKVRKEIWGYAANETLSNDDLISESYKGIRPAPGYPACPDHLEKETIWNVLNIENEIGVSLTESLAMWPASSVSGYYFANENAKYFGVGKIKSDQVSDFAKRRNISVEKATKWLQPNINE
- a CDS encoding trans-sulfuration enzyme family protein: MKTEENFNDETIAIRTQTERSQFLEHSTPLYLTSSFVFEDSEDMRSSFSEEKDRNIYSRFSNPNTTELVEKIVKLERAEDGLAFATGMAAVYNVLAALLNADDHIVSASSIFGSTHTLFTKYFPKWNITTSYFNCNEPETIESKINANTKILFAETPTNPGVEILDLELLGNIAKKHNLILVIDNTFATPIIQKPITFGADVVVHSTTKLIDGQGRVLGGIAVGRKDLIREIYLFSRNTGSSLSPFNAWVLSKSLETLALRVEKHSENALKVAEFLENHPAVASVKYPFLKSHPQYEIAKKQMKFGGNIIAFELKGDKEAGKKFIDAIKLFSVSANLGDTRTIVTHPASSTHSKLNSEELKAANLTEGLIRISIGLENLEDIYSEINQALGNEN
- the thrA gene encoding bifunctional aspartate kinase/homoserine dehydrogenase I, with amino-acid sequence MKILKFGGKSLAYYGAFNNVIEIIKSNAQEKKLAIVVSAIDETTNKLEKILELAKETKNYKSEFKDFKNEPQHKIIDLSKEFSDLEKIFEGVNLLGDYSLKIKDNVLAQGEIISAKIVAETLNTQNQKSVFVDSRDLFVTDDNFGNAQPIEHLSKNKTQAYFKNIPTQTVAIVTGFIAATQNNETTTLGRNGSNYSAALLANYLEAEELQNFTHVDGIFTANPDWVKDAQKIEELNFNEANELANFGASILHAKTIIPLLEKNIPLRIKNTFKPNENGTLISAKPTPNGIKSLSVLSDVALINFEGRGLLGKVGIDARIFNALSENNISVSVISQGSSERGIGFIVEKNKATQAVIALEKEFERDFYTKDVNRISINNDIAVISIIGQDLSTFHKPYNALIQNNIIPILFNNTITGKNVSIVVNKTETKKALNVIHGQIFGISKKINLAIFGHGLVGGTLINQIIESAKNIESRKNIKLNIFAIGNSKKIILNKNGISDNWKQEIAEKSISYQINEVIEFAKNHHLENLIAIDNTASQKFIENYITLAENGFDLVSSNKIANTVSFDFYKKLRKTLETNHKDYLYETNVGAGLPLIDTIKLLHLSGENITKIKGVFSGTLSYLFNHFSDENKNFSDVLNETISKGFTEPDPREDLSGNDVARKLLILARELDLENEFDEIKVENLIPKAFQHLEVTEFLENLTQLNEHFQTIKDSQQANHVLRYVGELSGDLHQNKGVLETKLISIPANTALGQLKGSDSFFEIYTESYGENPIIIQGAGAGANVTARGVFGDILRLAEKK